A stretch of Blautia liquoris DNA encodes these proteins:
- a CDS encoding ABC transporter permease — MDNTNNNIDQMPKKSPFSMQIDLQKFEKATDEEKHQQEVMSNSSSFFKDGMKRLKKNPLAMGSIIVLILIVLMIIITPHVIPYQYSQIITVDGVRDKSASNMAPLKHSDLEKEYIKKGGKVFPHLMGTDELGRDYFVRVVYGTRISLTVGIIASILVLLIGVLYGSISGYFGGRVDMVMMRIVDVIYSVPDLLMIILLSVVLNEILDVNSFPFMQKLGTNMISLFIVFGLLYWVGMARLVRGQILTVKENEYVLAAQVSGAKSGRIIRKHILPNCISVIIISAALQIPSAIFTESFLSFIGLGVKSPMPSLGSLANEARAGLTTYSYKLIFPAIMIALITLAFNLLGDGLRDAFDPKLRR, encoded by the coding sequence ATGGACAACACAAATAATAATATAGATCAAATGCCTAAAAAATCTCCATTTAGTATGCAGATTGATTTACAGAAGTTTGAAAAAGCTACGGATGAAGAAAAACACCAGCAGGAAGTAATGAGCAATTCGTCCTCTTTCTTCAAAGATGGGATGAAAAGACTCAAAAAAAATCCTCTTGCGATGGGAAGCATCATTGTGCTGATTCTAATTGTACTTATGATCATCATCACGCCTCACGTTATTCCTTATCAGTATTCACAGATTATCACTGTTGACGGTGTACGTGATAAGTCTGCATCTAATATGGCACCTTTAAAGCATTCAGACTTGGAAAAAGAATACATTAAAAAGGGAGGAAAGGTATTTCCTCACTTGATGGGTACTGACGAACTGGGTCGTGATTATTTTGTGCGTGTCGTTTACGGCACCAGAATTTCTCTGACTGTCGGGATCATTGCAAGTATTCTGGTTCTGCTGATAGGAGTTCTATATGGAAGTATTTCAGGATACTTCGGCGGAAGAGTGGATATGGTTATGATGCGTATCGTAGATGTGATTTATTCGGTCCCTGATTTATTGATGATCATACTGCTTTCTGTAGTACTCAATGAAATTCTGGATGTAAACAGTTTTCCATTTATGCAAAAATTGGGTACAAACATGATATCCCTCTTTATAGTATTTGGATTGTTGTACTGGGTAGGTATGGCACGGCTTGTACGAGGACAGATACTCACGGTAAAGGAGAATGAATATGTTCTTGCAGCGCAGGTCAGTGGGGCAAAATCAGGAAGGATTATACGAAAACATATTCTTCCAAATTGTATCAGCGTTATTATTATATCGGCAGCACTACAGATTCCATCCGCTATATTTACAGAGAGTTTCTTGAGCTTTATTGGACTCGGAGTAAAATCGCCGATGCCATCACTTGGCTCTCTGGCAAATGAGGCAAGAGCAGGACTTACCACTTATTCCTATAAACTAATTTTCCCGGCAATTATGATTGCCCTGATTACTTTGGCATTCAATTTGCTTGGTGATGGTCTGCGCGACGCATTTGATCCAAAATTGAGGAGGTAA
- a CDS encoding ABC transporter ATP-binding protein, whose amino-acid sequence MNEHILSVKDLHTSFTTEKGEVKAVNGVSFDLDKGKILGIVGESGSGKSVTAYSVMRILEANGKIDSGEVLYKGQDITKFSEKQMRDFRGKCCSIIFQDPMTSLNPVFTVGNQLKEAIELHTSRKGKEAENRAVEMLTLVGVNEPEKRIKQYPFEFSGGMRQRVMIAMALACEPDILIADEPTTALDVTIQAQILELMQDLQKKMGMAIIMVTHDLGVIADMCDEIIVMYGGRVCERGTAEDIFYRPSHEYTKGLLSSIPDVEKIGEKLHPIPGTPINLLNMPKGCAFCPRCESAMKICLNEQPPEMQLPDGHYASCWLNIKKAMEAKEGAAQHE is encoded by the coding sequence ATGAATGAACATATATTATCTGTAAAAGATCTGCACACCTCCTTTACAACAGAAAAGGGAGAAGTCAAAGCTGTAAATGGTGTATCCTTTGATCTCGATAAAGGAAAGATTCTGGGTATTGTTGGTGAATCTGGATCTGGAAAGAGTGTCACTGCCTATTCCGTTATGCGGATTCTTGAGGCAAATGGGAAGATTGACAGTGGAGAAGTGTTATATAAAGGACAAGATATTACAAAATTTTCTGAAAAACAGATGAGGGACTTTCGCGGAAAATGCTGCTCCATTATTTTTCAGGATCCCATGACCAGCTTGAATCCGGTATTTACTGTAGGAAACCAGTTGAAAGAGGCGATTGAGCTACACACATCCAGAAAAGGAAAAGAAGCTGAAAACAGAGCTGTAGAAATGCTTACTCTGGTAGGGGTCAATGAACCAGAGAAACGTATAAAACAATATCCTTTTGAATTTTCAGGCGGTATGAGACAGAGAGTTATGATCGCTATGGCTCTTGCCTGTGAACCGGACATTTTGATTGCTGATGAACCTACTACGGCATTGGATGTTACGATTCAGGCTCAGATTCTGGAACTCATGCAGGATCTTCAGAAAAAGATGGGTATGGCGATTATCATGGTCACCCATGACCTCGGGGTCATCGCTGATATGTGTGATGAGATCATTGTGATGTACGGTGGACGTGTATGCGAACGTGGTACAGCGGAGGATATTTTCTATCGCCCTTCCCATGAGTATACAAAAGGGCTTCTAAGTTCTATCCCTGATGTAGAGAAAATCGGAGAAAAACTTCACCCAATTCCCGGAACCCCAATTAACCTGCTGAACATGCCCAAGGGCTGTGCATTCTGTCCGAGGTGTGAGAGTGCAATGAAGATCTGCTTGAACGAGCAGCCGCCGGAGATGCAGCTTCCGGACGGACATTATGCTTCCTGTTGGCTAAATATAAAAAAAGCGATGGAAGCGAAGGAGGGAGCCGCTCAACATGAATAA
- a CDS encoding ABC transporter ATP-binding protein translates to MNKDYIPNKDNLIEVSNLKQYFPIKVGFAKKVPLKAVDGVSFAIKPGETLGLVGESGCGKTTAGRSLLRLYAPTDGDVFFNGERVDEKSIGHMRKDMQMVFQDPYSSLNPRMTVEDIIGEPLDVHKMYHSKGERRDRILELMELVGLNAEHATRYAHEFSGGQRQRIGIARALATNPKFIVCDEAVSALDVSIQAQVINMFDELQKKLGVAYLFIAHDLLVVHHISDRIAVMYLGRIVEMSDADELNENPIHPYTQSLLSAVPYPDPRKAKERHRIILEGDVPSPLHMPTGCAFRTRCKYATEQCAKECPQLTERGDGHQVACWNK, encoded by the coding sequence ATGAATAAAGATTATATACCAAATAAAGATAATCTGATTGAAGTTAGTAATCTGAAGCAGTACTTTCCGATAAAAGTAGGATTCGCGAAAAAAGTTCCGCTTAAGGCAGTAGACGGCGTATCATTTGCGATAAAGCCAGGAGAGACACTGGGTCTTGTCGGAGAGTCCGGATGCGGAAAGACAACTGCAGGCAGATCTCTGCTCAGGTTGTATGCGCCCACTGATGGTGATGTGTTTTTTAACGGAGAGAGGGTTGATGAGAAGAGCATAGGGCATATGCGTAAAGATATGCAGATGGTTTTCCAGGATCCGTATTCTTCTTTAAATCCCCGAATGACGGTAGAAGATATTATCGGTGAACCACTGGATGTCCATAAGATGTATCATTCTAAAGGTGAGCGAAGAGACAGAATTTTGGAACTCATGGAGCTTGTGGGACTGAATGCTGAACATGCAACAAGATATGCTCATGAGTTTTCCGGTGGTCAGAGACAGAGAATCGGAATCGCAAGGGCTCTGGCTACGAACCCAAAGTTTATCGTCTGCGACGAAGCGGTCAGTGCACTGGATGTATCCATTCAGGCGCAGGTAATCAATATGTTTGATGAACTGCAGAAAAAACTTGGTGTAGCATACCTTTTTATTGCCCATGATCTGCTGGTTGTTCATCACATCTCAGATCGTATCGCGGTTATGTATCTGGGGAGAATTGTGGAGATGTCAGATGCAGATGAACTGAATGAGAATCCGATTCATCCGTATACACAGTCACTGCTCTCAGCGGTTCCTTACCCAGATCCCAGGAAAGCAAAAGAACGTCACAGAATTATTCTGGAGGGTGATGTCCCAAGCCCCCTGCATATGCCTACAGGATGCGCTTTTCGTACCAGATGCAAATATGCGACTGAACAGTGTGCGAAGGAATGCCCACAGCTGACCGAGCGCGGCGATGGACATCAGGTAGCATGTTGGAACAAGTAA
- the rpmJ gene encoding 50S ribosomal protein L36 produces MKVRSSVKPMCEKCKVIRRKGKVRIICENPKHKQRQG; encoded by the coding sequence ATGAAAGTGAGATCTTCAGTAAAGCCAATGTGTGAGAAGTGCAAAGTGATCAGAAGAAAAGGCAAAGTAAGAATCATTTGTGAGAATCCAAAACACAAACAACGTCAGGGATGA
- the rpsM gene encoding 30S ribosomal protein S13 translates to MARIAGVDLPRDKRVEIGLTYIYGIGRSSADRILKEAGVDPDIRCRDLTDDDVKKISDVIDGTQTVEGDLRREVAMNIKRLQEIGCYRGIRHRKGLPVRGQKTKTNARTRKGPKRTIANKKK, encoded by the coding sequence ATGGCTCGTATAGCTGGTGTAGATTTACCAAGAGACAAACGTGTTGAGATCGGCCTGACTTATATCTATGGTATAGGCAGAAGCAGTGCCGACAGAATTTTAAAAGAAGCTGGGGTGGATCCGGATATCCGCTGCAGAGACCTTACAGATGACGATGTTAAAAAGATCAGTGATGTCATCGATGGGACTCAGACAGTAGAAGGTGATTTGCGTCGTGAAGTTGCTATGAATATCAAACGACTTCAGGAAATCGGATGCTATCGTGGAATCCGCCATAGAAAAGGACTTCCGGTTCGTGGGCAGAAAACTAAGACAAATGCCAGAACCCGTAAAGGACCAAAGAGAACAATTGCGAACAAGAAGAAATAA
- the rpsK gene encoding 30S ribosomal protein S11, translating into MAKVTKKSTKRRVKKNVERGQAHIQSSFNNTIVTLTDTAGNALSWASAGGLGFRGSRKSTPYAAQMAAETATKAALVHGLKTVDVFVKGPGSGREAAIRALQANGLEVTSICDVTPVPHNGCRPPKRRRV; encoded by the coding sequence ATGGCAAAAGTGACAAAGAAATCGACAAAACGTCGTGTCAAGAAAAACGTTGAACGCGGACAGGCACATATCCAGTCATCATTCAATAATACGATTGTTACACTGACTGATACAGCTGGGAATGCTCTTTCATGGGCAAGTGCAGGTGGTCTGGGATTTAGAGGTTCAAGAAAATCTACTCCTTATGCAGCCCAGATGGCAGCAGAAACTGCAACAAAGGCAGCATTGGTACATGGATTGAAAACTGTAGATGTGTTCGTAAAAGGACCTGGTTCAGGACGCGAAGCAGCAATTCGTGCATTACAGGCGAATGGTCTGGAAGTCACCAGTATCTGTGACGTTACACCTGTACCGCACAATGGTTGTCGCCCACCAAAACGTAGAAGAGTCTAA
- the rpsD gene encoding 30S ribosomal protein S4: protein MAVDRVPVLKRCRSLGLDPVYLGIDKKSTRQLRRSNRKMSEYGLQLREKQKAKFIYGVLEKPFRNYYKKADKMAGQTGANLMTLLEMRLDNVVFRLGFARTRKEARQIVDHKHITVNGRTVNIPSYQAHPGDVIEVRENKKSCQRYKDILDMTGGRLVPEWLDADQETLKGSVKELPAREVIDVPVDEMLIVELYSK, encoded by the coding sequence ATGGCAGTAGATAGAGTTCCGGTTCTGAAAAGATGTAGATCTTTAGGGTTGGATCCGGTTTATTTGGGAATTGATAAAAAGTCCACACGTCAGTTGAGACGCTCGAATCGTAAGATGTCTGAGTATGGACTTCAATTGAGAGAGAAACAGAAAGCAAAATTTATATACGGAGTACTGGAAAAACCTTTCCGTAATTACTATAAAAAAGCAGATAAGATGGCAGGACAGACAGGTGCTAACCTGATGACACTTCTGGAGATGCGTCTGGATAATGTTGTTTTCCGCCTTGGATTTGCAAGAACGAGAAAAGAAGCGAGACAGATCGTTGATCATAAGCACATTACCGTGAATGGCAGAACGGTTAATATTCCATCATACCAGGCTCATCCGGGAGATGTAATTGAAGTAAGAGAAAACAAAAAATCCTGTCAGAGATATAAAGATATTCTGGATATGACAGGAGGACGTCTGGTACCGGAATGGCTGGATGCAGATCAGGAAACACTGAAAGGATCTGTTAAAGAACTTCCTGCTCGTGAAGTAATTGATGTCCCTGTAGATGAGATGCTGATCGTCGAATTGTACTCTAAGTAA
- a CDS encoding DNA-directed RNA polymerase subunit alpha, producing MFDFNKPKIEITEISEDKRYGRFVVEPLERGYGTTLGNSLRRIMLSSLPGAAVSQVKIEGVLHEFSSIPGVKEDVTEIIMNLKSLAIKNTSETDEAKIAYIEYEGDGVVRGSDIQADQDIEIMNPDQEIAHLSGGADCKLYMELTITKGRGYVSADKGKTEDMPIGVIAVDAIYTPVERVNLSVENTRVGQITDFDKLTLDVYTRGTLDPDEAVSLAAKVLSEHLKLFIDLSENAKTAEVMVEKEDNEKEKVLEMNIDELELSVRSYNCLKRAGINTVEELCNKTPEDMMKVRNLGRKSLEEVLAKLKELGLELSPGEEQ from the coding sequence GTGTTTGATTTTAACAAACCGAAAATTGAGATTACGGAGATTTCTGAAGACAAAAGATACGGCAGATTTGTAGTAGAACCCCTGGAAAGAGGTTACGGTACAACACTTGGTAATTCTCTTAGAAGAATTATGCTTTCATCTCTGCCGGGTGCCGCAGTCAGCCAGGTTAAGATCGAGGGCGTACTGCACGAATTCAGCTCCATTCCAGGAGTGAAGGAAGACGTTACAGAGATTATCATGAATCTGAAGAGCCTTGCTATTAAGAATACGAGCGAGACTGACGAAGCCAAAATTGCTTATATAGAGTACGAAGGTGACGGCGTAGTGAGAGGATCTGACATTCAGGCGGATCAGGATATTGAAATCATGAATCCCGACCAGGAGATCGCTCATTTAAGCGGCGGTGCGGACTGTAAGCTTTATATGGAACTGACAATCACAAAAGGCAGAGGTTATGTGAGCGCCGATAAGGGCAAGACAGAGGATATGCCGATTGGTGTAATCGCAGTAGATGCGATCTATACACCGGTAGAACGTGTGAATCTTTCCGTAGAAAATACCCGTGTCGGCCAGATAACCGACTTTGATAAACTTACTTTAGATGTTTACACCAGAGGGACTCTCGATCCGGACGAGGCAGTGAGTCTTGCAGCAAAGGTTTTAAGCGAACACCTGAAACTGTTCATTGATCTTTCTGAGAATGCAAAAACTGCAGAGGTTATGGTAGAGAAAGAGGACAATGAAAAAGAAAAGGTTCTTGAGATGAACATTGATGAACTTGAGTTATCTGTTCGTTCTTATAACTGCCTGAAACGTGCCGGTATTAATACAGTAGAGGAACTTTGCAATAAAACCCCTGAAGATATGATGAAAGTTCGTAACCTTGGACGTAAGTCTTTAGAAGAGGTTCTTGCAAAATTAAAGGAACTGGGGTTGGAGCTTAGCCCTGGCGAAGAACAGTAA
- a CDS encoding bL17 family ribosomal protein, with amino-acid sequence MAKYRKLSRTSDQRNALLRNQVTNLLYHGKIRTTEAKAKEIRKIAEDLIALAVREKDNYETVTVTAKVPKKDADGKRVKEVADGKKITVYDEVEKEIKKDSPSRLHARRQMMKVLYPVTEVPKENKEKKKNTKKVDMAAKLFDEIAPKYENRNGGYTRIIKIGERKGDAAMEVLIELV; translated from the coding sequence ATGGCTAAATATAGAAAACTGAGCAGAACATCTGATCAGAGAAATGCATTGCTCAGAAATCAGGTGACGAATCTGCTTTATCATGGAAAGATCCGTACAACGGAGGCCAAAGCAAAAGAAATTCGTAAAATTGCAGAGGATTTGATCGCTCTTGCAGTTCGCGAAAAAGATAACTATGAGACAGTAACCGTAACAGCAAAGGTTCCGAAAAAGGATGCTGACGGAAAACGTGTGAAAGAAGTTGCAGACGGAAAGAAAATTACCGTCTACGATGAGGTGGAAAAGGAAATCAAAAAAGATTCCCCGTCCAGACTTCATGCCAGACGTCAGATGATGAAAGTTTTATATCCGGTTACTGAGGTTCCGAAAGAAAACAAAGAGAAGAAGAAAAACACAAAAAAAGTCGATATGGCCGCTAAATTATTTGATGAGATTGCACCGAAGTATGAAAACCGCAATGGCGGATATACTCGTATTATTAAAATCGGAGAGCGTAAAGGCGATGCTGCCATGGAAGTTCTTATTGAATTGGTGTAA
- a CDS encoding diacylglycerol/lipid kinase family protein has translation MEKKKLLFIFNPRAGKGQIRSKLFEIIDIFVKHNFEVIVHPTQKAADAYEKTMELAQQVDLVVCSGGDGTLDEVVNGLMEASAQVPLGYIPAGSTNDFANSLKISKNMVRAAKDIVEGHLYSCDVGVFNEKNFVYIAAFGLFTDVSYETDQNLKNVLGHLAYLLEGSKRIFNVPTAHMKVNCNGMTLEGEYIYGMITNARSVGGFKNLVGPDVKLNDGLFEVTLIRNPKNPIELNEIITSLITAEDKTDLIDNFKTDYIEIESPEKVAWTLDGEFGGEHTAVKIFTKKHALEVIINHNGKDNDGKNL, from the coding sequence ATGGAGAAAAAAAAGCTTTTATTCATATTTAACCCCAGGGCCGGAAAAGGACAGATTCGCAGTAAACTATTCGAGATTATAGATATCTTTGTCAAGCATAACTTTGAAGTTATTGTTCATCCAACGCAGAAAGCAGCTGACGCATATGAAAAAACAATGGAACTTGCACAGCAAGTCGATCTGGTTGTATGCAGCGGAGGCGATGGAACTCTCGATGAGGTTGTGAATGGGCTGATGGAAGCTTCCGCTCAGGTACCACTGGGATACATACCGGCGGGAAGTACGAATGATTTTGCCAACAGTCTGAAAATATCTAAGAATATGGTCCGTGCGGCAAAGGATATTGTAGAGGGACATCTGTATTCCTGCGACGTGGGTGTATTTAATGAAAAGAACTTTGTGTATATTGCCGCTTTTGGCCTGTTTACGGATGTCTCATATGAGACAGACCAAAATCTGAAGAATGTATTAGGACACCTTGCATATCTTCTGGAAGGGAGCAAACGAATCTTCAATGTTCCTACTGCCCATATGAAAGTGAATTGTAATGGGATGACACTGGAGGGAGAATACATCTATGGAATGATCACGAATGCACGTTCTGTAGGAGGTTTTAAGAATCTTGTAGGACCCGATGTTAAACTCAACGATGGCCTGTTCGAGGTGACTCTAATACGGAATCCCAAAAATCCGATTGAGCTCAACGAGATTATTACGTCTCTGATCACCGCTGAGGATAAGACGGATCTGATAGACAACTTCAAGACCGATTATATCGAGATTGAATCACCCGAGAAAGTGGCATGGACACTGGACGGGGAATTCGGAGGAGAACATACCGCCGTGAAAATCTTTACAAAAAAACATGCACTTGAAGTGATCATCAATCACAATGGAAAAGATAACGACGGAAAAAACTTATAA